The proteins below come from a single Corylus avellana chromosome ca3, CavTom2PMs-1.0 genomic window:
- the LOC132174018 gene encoding uncharacterized protein LOC132174018 translates to MASSPLNQNSNHHARSNSLPSRPHPLILQCNEHLCRLGASDTTSSSSTSSLSSKLSCLQDLHECVEKLLQLPLTQQAIVQEELLDGSLRLLDICSAAKDALIHTKECIRELQSIIRRRPAGDMGLEREVRKYLMSRKVVKNAAQKALKGAERKRGVKNHETPAIVTALKEAEAATINVFESLLSYIAGSKVVRSKSSNWSLVSKLVINPKRVACENEEADGSEVEKVDAALYSIIGQKRSKSDYTMQIENVHNLLAKLEPVVQDLEEGLECLFRRLIKTRVCLLNIFNN, encoded by the coding sequence atggcttctTCTCCTCTAAACCAAAATTCCAACCATCATGCTCGCTCCAATAGCTTGCCTTCCAGACCACACCCTCTTATTCTACAATGCAACGAGCATTTGTGTCGATTAGGTGCTTCTGACACTACCtcttcatcatcaacatcatcatTAAGCAGCAAACTAAGCTGCCTTCAGGATTTGCATGAGTGTGTCGAAAAGTTGCTTCAGTTGCCCCTAACTCAGCAAGCCATTGTCCAAGAAGAGCTCTTGGATGGATCTCTCAGGCTCCTCGACATTTGTAGCGCAGCCAAGGATGCCTTgatacatacaaaagaatgcaTTCGTGAACTTCAATCGATTATCCGCAGAAGACCAGCAGGCGACATGGGGCTTGAGAGGGAGGTCAGGAAATATTTGATGTCTAGAAAGGTTGTCAAAAACGCAGCCCAGAAGGCCCTGAAGGGCGCGGAAAGGAAGCGTGGCGTCAAAAACCATGAGACTCCAGCCATAGTTACAGCATTGAAAGAAGCAGAAGCAGCCACCATCAATGTGTTTGAATCCTTGTTGTCCTACATAGCCGGCTCAAAGGTTGTTCGATCAAAATCAAGCAACTGGTCGTTGGTCTCCAAGTTGGTGATCAACCCCAAAAGAGTGGCATGTGAGAATGAAGAAGCAGATGGTTCTGAAGTAGAGAAGGTGGATGCTGCATTGTACTCCATTATTGGTCAGAAAAGAAGCAAATCTGACTACACCATGCAGATTGAGAATGTCCACAACTTGCTGGCAAAATTGGAGCCAGTTgttcaagatcttgaagaagGACTTGAGTGCCTTTTCAGGCGCTTAATCAAAACCAGAGTTTGCCTTCTCAACATCTTCAACAACTAG
- the LOC132173909 gene encoding phosphoglycerate kinase 3, cytosolic isoform X2, with product MATKRSVSTLKEADLKGKKVFVRVDLNVPLDDNFNITDDTRIRAAVPTIKYLQGHGAKVILSSHLGRPKGVTPKYSLKPLVPRLSELLGAEVKMANDCVGEEVEKLVAGLPEGGVLLLENVRFHKEEEKNDPEFAKKLASLADVYVNDAFGTAHRAHASTEGVAKYLKPSVAGFLMQKELDYLVGAIANPKRPFAAIVGGSKVSSKIGVIESLLEKVNLLLLGGGMIFTFYKALGYSVGTSLVEEDKLDLAKSLMEKAKSKGVSLLLPTDVVIADKFAPDANSKVVPASAIPDGWMGLDIGPDSIKTFSVALDDTKTVIWNGPMGVFEFEKFAAGTEAIAKKLAELSGKGVTTIIGGGDSVAAVEKAGLADKMSHISTGGGASLELLEGKSLPGVLALDDA from the exons ATGGCGACCAAGAGGAGCGTGAGTACACTGAAGGAAGCTGATTTGAAAGGGAAGAAGGTGTTCGTGAGGGTCGATCTAAACGTGCCTTTGGATGACAACTTCAACATCACCGATGACACTAGAATCCGTGCCGCTGTGCCCACCATCAAGTACTTGCAGGGTCATGGAGCCAAAGTCATCCTCTCCAGCCACCTC GGCCGCCCAAAGGGTGTCACACCTAAGTACAGCTTGAAGCCTCTTGTTCCCAGACTGTCTGAACTTCTTGGAGCCGAG gttaAGATGGCAAATGACTGTGTTGGTGAGGAGGTCGAGAAGTTGGTGGCTGGACTTCCAGAAGGTGGTGTTTTGCTCCTCGAGAATGTGAGGTTCCATAAGGAGGAAGAAAAGAACGACCCTGAATTTGCAAAGAAGCTAGCTTCTCTCGCAGATGTCTATGTGAATGATGCTTTTGGCACTGCCCACAGGGCCCATGCTTCCACAGAGGGAGTGGCTAAGTACTTAAAACCATCTGTTGCTGGATTCCTTATGCAGAAG GAACTTGACTATCTTGTTGGTGCCATAGCAAATCCCAAGAGGCCATTTGCTGCTATTGTTGGCGGTTCAAAGGTGTCATCCAAGATTGGAGTGATAGAATCCTTGTTGGAGAAGGTTAATCTTCTTTTGCTGGGCGGAGGGATGATCTTTACCTTTTACAAGGCTCTAGGTTATTCAGTTGGAACATCCCTTGTGGAGGAAGACAAGTTGGATCTTGCAAAATCGCTAATGGAGAAGGCCAAGTCAAAAGGGGTGTCTCTACTTCTTCCGACTGATGTGGTTATTGCTGACAAATTTGCTCCTGATGCTAATAGCAAG GTTGTTCCAGCATCTGCTATTCCAGATGGTTGGATGGGATTGGATATTGGACCTGATTCTATCAAGACATTCAGTGTAGCTCTGGATGATACCAAAACAGTAATCTGGAATGGACCTATGGGTGTGTTTGAGTTTGAGAAATTTGCAGCGGGAACTGAG GCAATAGCGAAGAAGCTGGCTGAGCTAAGTGGCAAGGGGGTGACAACTATCATTGGAGGAGGTGACTCTGTTGCAGCCGTGGAGAAGGCTGGGCTAGCTGACAAGATGAGCCATATCTCTACTGGAGGTGGTGCCAGCTTGGAGCTTCTTGAGGGGAAATCACTCCCTGGTGTCCTTGCTCTTGACGATGCTTAA
- the LOC132174017 gene encoding uncharacterized protein LOC132174017, which translates to MAASPVNRKSGHHARSNSLPTRTHPLISEFNEQLSRLRDSEATSSSSTSICQKLNGLQDLHDCVDKLLLSSQFTQALAHEQQEKWVNELLDGSLRLLEVCGIAKEALQQTKECTDEFQSTLRRRRGSKTDLAREVERYLSSRMVVKKAMQKALKGMQNKFNYKNNEYVGMVSMLKEVEAGTLMVFESLLTFIGGSKLQSKLSSWFLVSKLVHPKRACEGDEETYANEFEKVDKTSKSDHTVPVENVQNCMGKLESSILDLQEMLECLSRHLVKTRVSLLNTFNH; encoded by the exons ATGGCTGCCTCTCCAGTCAACCGAAAATCCGGTCACCATGCTCGCTCTAACAGCTTGCCGACTAGAACACACCCACTCATTTCAGAATTCAATGAGCAACTGAGCAGATTGAGAGATTCTGAAGCAACCTCCTCATCATCTACCTCAATATGCCAGAAATTAAATGGCCTTCAAGATTTGCATGATTGTGTTGATAAGTTGCTCCTGTCGTCACAGTTCACACAAGCCTTAGCCCATGAGCAGCAAGAGAAATGGGTTAATGAGCTGTTGGATGGATCTCTCAGGCTCTTGGAAGTATGCGGTATTGCAAAAGAAGCCTTGCAGCAAACAAAGGAATGCACAGATGAATTTCAATCAACTCTGCGCAGAAGACGGGGCAGTAAAACAGACCTTGCCAGGGAAGTTGAAAGATACTTGAGCTCTAGGATGGTGGTCAAAAAGGCAATGCAGAAGGCCTTAAAGGGAATGCAAAATAAGTTCAATTACAAGAACAATGAATATGTGGGCATGGTTAGCATGTTAAAAGAGGTAGAAGCAGGAACTCTAATGGTATTCGAATCCCTCTTGACGTTTATCGGTGGATCAAAGTTGCAATCAAAGTTAAGCAGCTGGTTTTTGGTTTCCAAGCTGGTGCACCCCAAAAGAGCATGTGAAGGTGATGAAGAAACATATGCAAATGAATTTGAGAAGGTAGAT AAGACAAGCAAGTCTGATCACACCGTGCCTGTGGAGAATGTGCAGAACTGTATGGGGAAGTTGGAGTCAAGCATTCTAGATCTTCAAGAAATGCTTGAATGCCTGTCTAGGCATCTGGTCAAAACCAGAGTTTCCCTTCTCAACACCTTCAACCACTAG
- the LOC132174650 gene encoding phosphoglycerate kinase, chloroplastic, translated as MASATAPTTLSFLPTTTSSSTTLTRSSLLHLSPTSSSSSISLRSSSLSRLGFSAVDPLFALRVASKVRSFNSKAVRGVVSMAKKSVGDLTSADLKGKKVFVRADLNVPLNDSQVITDDTRIRAAVPTIKHLIQNGAKVILSSHLGRPKGVTPKFSLAPLVPRLSELLGIQVVKADDVIGPEVEKLVASLPDGSVLLLENVRFYKEEEKNDPEFAKKLASLADLYVNDAFGTAHRAHASTEGVTKFLKPSVAGFLLQKELDYLVGAVSSPKRPFAAIVGGSKVSSKIGVIESLLEKVDILLLGGGMIFTFYKAQGISVGSSLVEEDKLDLATTLIAKAKAKGVSLLLPTDVVIADKFAPDANSKIVPASGIPDGWMGLDIGPDSIKTFNDALETTKTVIWNGPMGVFEFEKFAVGTESIAKKLADLSGKGVTTIIGGGDSVAAVEKVGVASVMSHISTGGGASLELLEGKELPGVLALDEATPVAV; from the exons ATGGCCTCGGCCACCGCACCCACAACCCTCTCTTTCCTGCCCACCACCACTTCCTCTTCCACCACTCTCACCCGCTCGTCCCTCCTTCACCTCTCCCCCACCTCCTCATCCTCTTCCATCTCCCTTCGCTCCTCCAGCCTGAGCCGCCTCGGCTTCTCCGCTGTCGACCCTCTCTTCGCTCTCAGAGTGGCCTCCAAAGTGCGATCATTCAATAGTAAGGCAGTGAGAGGCGTGGTGTCCATGGCCAAGAAGAGTGTTGGGGACTTGACCTCCGCGGACTTGAAGGGGAAGAAGGTGTTTGTGAGGGCTGACTTGAATGTGCCTCTGAATGACAGCCAGGTTATCACTGATGATACAAGGATTCGGGCTGCGGTACCAACAATCAAGCATTTGATTCAGAATGGGGCTAAAGTCATTCTTTCCAGCCATTTG GGACGACCAAAGGGTGTTACTCCAAAATTTAGCTTGGCACCTCTTGTACCTCGGCTGTCTGAACTACTTGGCATTCAG GTTGTGAAGGCGGATGACGTTATTGGTCCAGAGGTAGAAAAGTTGGTGGCTTCACTTCCTGACGGCAGTGTTCTTCTTCTTGAAAATGTGAGATTTTACaaggaggaagaaaagaatGACCCTGAGTTTGCAAAGAAGCTTGCCTCTTTAGCAGATCTTTATGTGAATGATGCATTTGGGACTGCACATAGAGCGCATGCATCAACTGAAGGGGTTACGAAATTCTTGAAGCCATCTGTTGCTGGTTTCCTATTGCAGAAG GAACTTGACTATCTTGTTGGGGCAGTATCAAGCCCAAAGAGGCCATTTGCTGCCATTGTGGGTGGCTCAAAGGTTTCATCCAAGATTGGAGTTATCGAGTCACTCCTAGAAAAGGTTGATATCCTACTTCTTGGTGGAGGAATGATCTTCACATTTTACAAGGCACAGGGTATCTCAGTGGGTTCTTCCCTGGTAGAGGAAGATAAGCTAGATCTTGCTACGACACTCATTGCGAAGGCCAAGGCAAAGGGAGTTTCTCTTTTGTTACCCACCGATGTGGTAATTGCAGACAAGTTTGCTCCTGATGCTAACAGCAAG ATTGTGCCAGCTTCTGGCATCCCTGATGGCTGGATGGGATTGGATATTGGACCAGATTCCATTAAGACATTCAATGATGCTTTGGAAACTACTAAAACTGTCATCTGGAATGGACCAATGGGAGTGTTCGAGTTTGAAAAGTTTGCAGTTGGAACAGAG TCTATTGCAAAGAAGCTAGCAGATCTCAGCGGGAAGGGAGTGACAACAATCATTGGAGGTGGAGATTCTGTTGCAGCAGTAGAGAAAGTAGGGGTTGCTAGTGTGATGAGCCACATTTCAACTGGTGGTGGTGCAAGTTTGGAATTGCTGGAAGGCAAAGAGCTTCCTGGTGTTCTTGCACTTGATGAAGCCACACCTGTTGCTGTGtaa
- the LOC132173909 gene encoding phosphoglycerate kinase 3, cytosolic isoform X1, with protein MLADHAHNPHIFFSSLLSLLDLCNALKHFILSFDLETDMATKRSVSTLKEADLKGKKVFVRVDLNVPLDDNFNITDDTRIRAAVPTIKYLQGHGAKVILSSHLGRPKGVTPKYSLKPLVPRLSELLGAEVKMANDCVGEEVEKLVAGLPEGGVLLLENVRFHKEEEKNDPEFAKKLASLADVYVNDAFGTAHRAHASTEGVAKYLKPSVAGFLMQKELDYLVGAIANPKRPFAAIVGGSKVSSKIGVIESLLEKVNLLLLGGGMIFTFYKALGYSVGTSLVEEDKLDLAKSLMEKAKSKGVSLLLPTDVVIADKFAPDANSKVVPASAIPDGWMGLDIGPDSIKTFSVALDDTKTVIWNGPMGVFEFEKFAAGTEAIAKKLAELSGKGVTTIIGGGDSVAAVEKAGLADKMSHISTGGGASLELLEGKSLPGVLALDDA; from the exons ATGCTTGCTGATCACGCTCATAATCCCCATATATTCTTCTCGAGCCTCCTGTCTTTACTTGATCTTTGTAACGCTCTCAAACATTTCATTTTGTCTTTTGATCTTG AGACTGATATGGCGACCAAGAGGAGCGTGAGTACACTGAAGGAAGCTGATTTGAAAGGGAAGAAGGTGTTCGTGAGGGTCGATCTAAACGTGCCTTTGGATGACAACTTCAACATCACCGATGACACTAGAATCCGTGCCGCTGTGCCCACCATCAAGTACTTGCAGGGTCATGGAGCCAAAGTCATCCTCTCCAGCCACCTC GGCCGCCCAAAGGGTGTCACACCTAAGTACAGCTTGAAGCCTCTTGTTCCCAGACTGTCTGAACTTCTTGGAGCCGAG gttaAGATGGCAAATGACTGTGTTGGTGAGGAGGTCGAGAAGTTGGTGGCTGGACTTCCAGAAGGTGGTGTTTTGCTCCTCGAGAATGTGAGGTTCCATAAGGAGGAAGAAAAGAACGACCCTGAATTTGCAAAGAAGCTAGCTTCTCTCGCAGATGTCTATGTGAATGATGCTTTTGGCACTGCCCACAGGGCCCATGCTTCCACAGAGGGAGTGGCTAAGTACTTAAAACCATCTGTTGCTGGATTCCTTATGCAGAAG GAACTTGACTATCTTGTTGGTGCCATAGCAAATCCCAAGAGGCCATTTGCTGCTATTGTTGGCGGTTCAAAGGTGTCATCCAAGATTGGAGTGATAGAATCCTTGTTGGAGAAGGTTAATCTTCTTTTGCTGGGCGGAGGGATGATCTTTACCTTTTACAAGGCTCTAGGTTATTCAGTTGGAACATCCCTTGTGGAGGAAGACAAGTTGGATCTTGCAAAATCGCTAATGGAGAAGGCCAAGTCAAAAGGGGTGTCTCTACTTCTTCCGACTGATGTGGTTATTGCTGACAAATTTGCTCCTGATGCTAATAGCAAG GTTGTTCCAGCATCTGCTATTCCAGATGGTTGGATGGGATTGGATATTGGACCTGATTCTATCAAGACATTCAGTGTAGCTCTGGATGATACCAAAACAGTAATCTGGAATGGACCTATGGGTGTGTTTGAGTTTGAGAAATTTGCAGCGGGAACTGAG GCAATAGCGAAGAAGCTGGCTGAGCTAAGTGGCAAGGGGGTGACAACTATCATTGGAGGAGGTGACTCTGTTGCAGCCGTGGAGAAGGCTGGGCTAGCTGACAAGATGAGCCATATCTCTACTGGAGGTGGTGCCAGCTTGGAGCTTCTTGAGGGGAAATCACTCCCTGGTGTCCTTGCTCTTGACGATGCTTAA
- the LOC132176651 gene encoding uncharacterized protein LOC132176651, with protein MALSLTSLKPKPFPHFLSPKLSFLFLQTPPRINTRTKPFFFFSTRARAALREWREYEEAVKRKDLAGALGFLKSIENNPIESVNGSASAESARSRLAELGLAGYERDWEVLDTCLNADDMKLVGSAYVFLKDRGFLPSFGKCRNIVLEGPRKITPTVLKSSTGLEVSKLSPKKWGVSGSSQAVLVAFLGGVSFLISEGIDIRPNLAVILGLAFIDSIFLGGCCLAQISSYWPPNRRRILVHEAGHLLIAYLMGCPIRGVILDPIVAMQMGIQGQAGTQFWDDKMANDLAQGRLNGTSFDRYCMVLFAGIAAEALVYGEAEGGENDENLFRSISVLLEPPLSVAEMSNQARWSVLQSYNLLKWHRHAHRAAVKALENGLGLGNVIRSIEEAMSSNG; from the exons ATGGCTCTCAGTCTCACTTCTCTAAAGCCCAAACCTTTCCCACACTTTCTCTCCCccaaactttcttttcttttcctccaaacaCCCCCTCGCATTAATACAAGAACCAagcccttctttttcttctccaccAGAGCGAGAGCAGCCCTTCGGGAATGGCGGGAGTATGAGGAGGCAGTGAAGCGCAAGGACCTCGCTGGGGCTCTCGGGTTCTTGAAATCCATCGAGAACAACCCAATTGAGAGCGTTAATGGGTCTGCCTCGGCCGAGTCGGCTCGGTCCCGACTCGCCGAGTTGGGCCTTGCTGGGTACGAGAGGGACTGGGAGGTCCTGGACACGTGTCTGAATGCGGATGATATGAAGCTTGTAGGAAGCGCTTATGTGTTCCTCAAGGATAGGGGTTTCTTGCCCAGTTTTGGGAAATGCAGGAATATTG TGTTGGAGGGACCAAGAAAGATTACACCGACTGTATTGAAGTCTTCAACAGGTTTAGAAG TGTCTAAACTTTCTCCAAAGAAGTGGGGTGTTTCAGGAAGCTCCCAGGCTGTTTTAGTTGCTTTTCTTGGTGGGGTATCTTTTCTTATTTCTGAAGGGATCGATATCAGGCCTAACCTTGCAGTAATATTGGGGCTTGCCTTCATAGACTCTATTTTCCTTGGTGGCTGCTGTTTAGCTCAAATCTCAAGTTACTGGCCTCCAAATAGGCGCCGGATTCTAGTTCATGAAGCAGGGCATCTCCTGATAG CTTACCTTATGGGTTGCCCAATTCGTGGAGTGATTTTAGACCCAATTGTTGCAATGCAAATGGGCATTCAAGGGCAG GCAGGAACTCAGTTTTGGGATGATAAAATGGCCAATGATCTTGCTCAAGGAAGACTCAATGGAACTTCTTTTGACAG GTACTGCATGGTGCTTTTTGCAGGCATTGCGGCGGAAGCACTTGTTTATGGTGAAGCAGAGGGTGGAGAGAACGATGAAAATCTCTTTAGGAGTATCAGTGTTCTACTGGAACCCCCATTATCTGTAGCTGAG ATGTCAAATCAAGCAAGATGGTCGGTTCTTCAGTCTTACAATCTGCTCAAGTGGCATAGACATGCACACCGAGCTGCTGTTAAAGCTTTGGAAAATGGTCTTGGTCTTGGCAATGTGATTAGGAGCATCGAGGAAGCCATGTCTTCAAATGGATGA